In Algiphilus sp., one DNA window encodes the following:
- a CDS encoding alanine racemase: protein MKRRTLLRAGLAAGGALGAIALLKPGNAGAPHARYFADMERLLQRDGPGTACLILDLDRLNHNLIALRDAMPPGKAYRLVSKSLPCASLIDHVLAAMRSRRIMCFHQPFANALARSFPDADLLVGKPMPVEAVARFYDDHRPGRFDPQSQLQWLVDTPQRLARYANLARARGVRLRISIEIDVGLHRGGVDNDADFLTMLRMLRDDSRHLRFGGLMGYDPHVVRLPDLMGDADALQQAANARYRHFIALLRRHGGDLLTLQQDPPLVFNGAGSPNFVLHDERAPTNDLAVGSALVKPADFDLPTLAAFRPALWIAAPVLKVAEGVELPGLEWASLPARLWNPNLQRTHFIYGGNWRADSVSPQGLSTNALFGRSSNQEMLTGAAISALAPGDWVFHRPRQSEALMLQFTEILVVQAGGVVDHWPVLTTT, encoded by the coding sequence GTGAAGCGACGCACGCTGCTCCGCGCCGGACTTGCCGCCGGCGGCGCCCTCGGCGCGATCGCGCTGTTGAAGCCCGGCAATGCCGGTGCCCCGCACGCCCGCTATTTCGCCGACATGGAGCGTCTCCTGCAGCGTGACGGCCCCGGTACCGCCTGTCTGATCCTGGATCTGGACCGGCTCAACCACAATCTGATCGCGTTGCGCGATGCCATGCCGCCGGGCAAGGCCTATCGTCTGGTCTCGAAATCGCTGCCGTGCGCCAGCCTCATCGACCACGTGCTCGCGGCGATGCGCTCCCGCCGCATCATGTGCTTCCACCAGCCGTTCGCCAACGCCCTCGCCCGGAGCTTTCCGGACGCCGACCTCCTGGTGGGCAAGCCCATGCCGGTGGAGGCGGTCGCGCGCTTCTACGACGATCATCGCCCGGGCCGCTTCGACCCGCAGTCCCAGCTGCAATGGCTGGTCGATACCCCGCAGCGACTCGCGCGCTACGCCAACCTGGCGCGCGCGCGCGGCGTGCGCCTGCGCATCAGCATCGAGATTGACGTCGGCCTGCACCGGGGCGGTGTCGACAACGATGCCGACTTCCTGACCATGCTGCGCATGCTGCGCGACGATAGCCGGCATCTGCGCTTCGGCGGCCTGATGGGCTACGACCCGCATGTCGTGCGCCTGCCGGACCTGATGGGCGACGCCGATGCCCTCCAGCAGGCGGCGAATGCCCGCTATCGGCACTTCATCGCGCTTCTCCGCCGCCATGGCGGCGATCTGCTCACCCTGCAGCAGGATCCGCCGCTGGTATTCAACGGCGCCGGGAGCCCGAACTTCGTGCTGCACGATGAGCGCGCCCCGACCAACGACCTCGCGGTGGGCAGCGCCCTGGTCAAGCCCGCCGATTTCGATCTGCCCACGCTGGCCGCGTTCCGGCCGGCGCTCTGGATCGCCGCGCCGGTGCTCAAGGTGGCCGAAGGTGTCGAGCTCCCCGGCCTGGAGTGGGCATCCCTGCCCGCGCGCCTCTGGAATCCCAACCTGCAGCGCACGCACTTCATCTACGGCGGCAACTGGCGCGCGGACAGCGTATCGCCGCAGGGACTCTCGACCAACGCGCTGTTCGGGCGCAGCAGCAACCAGGAAATGCTGACCGGCGCCGCCATCAGCGCGCTGGCACCCGGCGACTGGGTCTTCCACCGGCCCCGCCAGTCCGAGGCCCTGATGCTGCAGTTCACCGAGATCCTGGTGGTGCAGGCCGGCGGCGTGGTCGACCACTGGCCGGTACTGACGACGACCTGA
- the dacB gene encoding D-alanyl-D-alanine carboxypeptidase/D-alanyl-D-alanine-endopeptidase codes for MVVRLRDGAPIAGHAADRRLIPASLSKLFVAVAALEHFGPEHRFRTGLHARTAPDDGILSGDLLFRGSGDPDLGTEQLRTLVARLRQAGVQRITGALIIDEGRFGAIACRTKDRCDARTGSRFAFDGPLSAAGIDHGTVEIAVRPASRPGQPASVALMPPSISGIALTGSVETLPADARLRFRVERRTDADGNDVLGLDGGIPLGHATVRRSRSVSNAARHTGRVLRALLRDAGIALEGGVRIASLDAPGDDWRLLAAIDGTPLAAQLRRMLHFSNNYMADMLTLHLTHGATGSTDLDVAGMRLLTALDMAPAGDAPEAGPILHSGSGLSVSSRLSARQVVAVLARAYRRHALFPALLGGLTVPLYADSGQLDGGSAAWNTRLAVKTGWLSEPVGVRALAGYLRLSDDDWGAFAVIVNGTSRHPRVPRTATLTALRQDLEALLSSSGSGE; via the coding sequence CTGGTCGTGCGCCTGCGCGACGGTGCGCCCATCGCCGGGCATGCCGCTGACCGACGCCTCATCCCGGCGTCGCTCAGCAAGCTCTTCGTCGCCGTCGCCGCGCTGGAGCACTTCGGTCCGGAGCACCGCTTCCGTACCGGCCTCCACGCGCGGACGGCGCCCGACGACGGCATCCTGTCCGGCGACCTGCTGTTCCGCGGCTCGGGCGACCCCGATCTCGGTACCGAGCAGCTGCGCACGCTGGTGGCGCGTCTGCGGCAGGCCGGAGTGCAGCGGATCACCGGCGCGCTGATCATCGACGAAGGCCGCTTCGGCGCGATTGCCTGCCGCACGAAGGATCGCTGCGACGCGCGCACGGGGAGCCGCTTCGCCTTCGACGGGCCCCTCTCGGCCGCGGGCATCGATCACGGCACCGTCGAGATTGCCGTCCGTCCGGCGTCCCGCCCGGGACAGCCGGCCAGCGTCGCGCTGATGCCGCCGAGCATCTCCGGCATCGCGCTGACGGGCAGCGTCGAGACCCTGCCCGCCGACGCGCGTCTCCGCTTCCGGGTCGAGCGCCGCACCGATGCCGACGGCAACGATGTCCTCGGCTTGGACGGCGGCATCCCCCTCGGACACGCCACCGTGCGGCGCTCGCGGTCGGTCTCCAATGCCGCGCGCCACACCGGTCGCGTCCTGCGCGCGCTTCTGCGCGACGCCGGCATCGCGCTCGAGGGCGGGGTCCGGATCGCGAGCCTGGATGCCCCCGGCGACGACTGGCGCCTACTGGCCGCCATCGACGGCACTCCGCTCGCGGCGCAGCTGCGGCGCATGCTGCACTTCAGCAACAACTACATGGCGGACATGCTGACGCTGCACCTGACGCACGGCGCGACCGGCTCGACCGATCTCGATGTCGCCGGCATGCGACTGCTGACGGCTCTGGACATGGCGCCGGCGGGGGACGCGCCCGAGGCGGGCCCGATCCTGCACAGTGGTAGCGGGCTCAGCGTCTCCAGCCGTCTCTCGGCTCGACAGGTCGTCGCCGTGCTGGCGCGCGCGTATCGGCGGCATGCGCTGTTCCCGGCGCTGCTCGGCGGCCTGACGGTACCGCTCTACGCCGACAGTGGACAGCTCGACGGCGGAAGCGCTGCGTGGAACACCCGGCTCGCGGTCAAGACGGGATGGCTGAGCGAGCCGGTGGGCGTGCGCGCGCTGGCGGGGTACCTGCGCCTCTCCGATGACGACTGGGGCGCGTTCGCGGTCATCGTCAACGGCACCAGCAGGCACCCGCGTGTGCCGCGCACGGCGACGCTGACGGCGCTGCGACAGGACCTCGAAGCCTTGCTGAGCAGCTCCGGGTCCGGGGAGTGA
- a CDS encoding SUF system Fe-S cluster assembly regulator, whose translation MRLGKLTDYATVVLTEMAQRPGERRSTAELAQHTHLSATTVAKLLRQLAQAGVVKATRGANGGYVLAHDAGRITIADVVAALEGPIALTSCTVHGEGCPIDDHCGVRTNWWRINAAIERALASVTLADMSAPLPAQEFPLRRVDAPHTRQTAGA comes from the coding sequence ATGCGACTCGGCAAGCTCACAGACTATGCGACGGTGGTGCTCACCGAAATGGCGCAGCGGCCGGGCGAGCGGCGCTCCACCGCCGAGCTGGCGCAACATACGCACCTGTCGGCAACCACCGTCGCCAAGCTCCTGCGCCAGCTGGCGCAGGCGGGCGTCGTCAAGGCCACGCGGGGCGCCAACGGCGGCTACGTGCTGGCGCACGACGCCGGGCGCATCACCATCGCCGATGTGGTCGCCGCGCTCGAGGGCCCCATCGCGCTGACCAGCTGCACGGTGCACGGCGAAGGCTGTCCGATCGACGACCACTGCGGCGTGCGCACCAACTGGTGGCGCATCAACGCCGCCATCGAGCGCGCGCTGGCGTCGGTGACGCTCGCCGACATGAGTGCACCGCTGCCCGCGCAGGAATTCCCGCTGCGGCGCGTCGATGCACCGCACACCCGTCAAACCGCCGGAGCCTGA
- a CDS encoding DUF5666 domain-containing protein produces MNIPRTTIGWTVAAGALALAAGCGGGDSSSGAMGDINGSGAASKVFVRGSITGFGSVIVEGRRFETGEASFEIDDLPGAASENLLRVGQIVEVNGRRDDEGRLIAERVRYDAQIRGTIAAIDVDAETIEVAGQTIRIVGATVFDDTDFAALVVGDAVEVSGEVTGDGVMIASFVGLEDDAVEAVEITGRLGALNASTQRFRVQSLEIDYAGATITPGGGALANGALVEVLGTVASGVLTATEVEIEDVPGNRVDDDLEADTEVEIDGPVAELDAEAGTFRVRGFAVSFGDATVFESGTADDLVDGAIVEVEGVADGEGGVIATAIDFEEERDAENGFGRVEIEGAVQAVDVDAGTVEVLGTTIRTDARTRYQDDRDGDRTFGLDDLQPGDMVEIAAVRRPQDVVALRIEREGADDDGDVDDGDQELSGTVSDIDPATRQLVVAGVTVDANSAEAFEGEEGDLTAEGFFATTEVGDFVEIEGTFDGNILVAREIEREGREDDDDVDDDDGRPGNAGPPDGVGPPDEGGGDTDEGQDDAAGDGDDDSADDQQDDGGTDDDDDGDDDDAA; encoded by the coding sequence ATGAACATTCCGAGGACGACAATCGGCTGGACGGTCGCTGCCGGTGCGCTGGCGCTGGCCGCCGGCTGCGGTGGCGGCGACTCCAGTTCCGGCGCCATGGGCGATATCAACGGATCGGGCGCGGCCAGCAAGGTCTTCGTGCGCGGCTCGATCACCGGATTCGGCAGCGTCATCGTCGAGGGCCGACGCTTCGAGACCGGCGAGGCTTCGTTCGAGATCGACGATCTCCCGGGCGCTGCGAGCGAGAACCTGCTGCGCGTCGGTCAGATCGTCGAGGTCAATGGCCGGCGTGACGACGAGGGACGCCTCATCGCCGAGCGCGTGCGCTACGACGCCCAGATCCGGGGGACGATCGCGGCGATCGACGTCGACGCCGAGACCATCGAGGTCGCGGGCCAGACCATCCGCATCGTCGGGGCCACCGTGTTCGACGATACCGATTTCGCTGCGCTCGTTGTCGGTGACGCCGTCGAGGTGAGCGGCGAGGTCACCGGCGATGGGGTCATGATCGCCAGCTTCGTGGGGCTCGAGGACGACGCCGTGGAGGCCGTCGAGATCACCGGTCGCCTGGGCGCGCTGAACGCCTCCACGCAGCGCTTCCGGGTGCAGTCGCTGGAAATCGACTACGCCGGCGCCACCATCACGCCGGGGGGCGGCGCGCTCGCCAACGGTGCCCTGGTCGAGGTGCTCGGAACCGTCGCATCCGGCGTGCTGACCGCAACCGAGGTCGAGATCGAGGACGTCCCGGGCAATCGCGTGGACGATGACCTCGAGGCCGACACCGAGGTCGAGATCGACGGTCCGGTCGCCGAGCTCGATGCGGAAGCGGGCACCTTCCGCGTGCGCGGCTTCGCCGTCAGCTTCGGCGATGCCACCGTCTTCGAGAGCGGCACTGCCGACGATCTGGTCGACGGCGCCATCGTCGAGGTTGAGGGCGTCGCGGACGGCGAGGGTGGCGTCATCGCCACCGCGATCGACTTCGAAGAGGAACGCGATGCCGAGAACGGCTTCGGCCGTGTCGAGATCGAGGGTGCGGTACAGGCGGTGGATGTCGACGCGGGTACCGTCGAGGTGCTGGGCACCACCATCCGGACCGACGCACGGACCCGCTATCAGGACGACCGGGACGGTGATCGCACCTTCGGGCTGGACGATCTGCAGCCTGGCGACATGGTCGAGATCGCCGCGGTCCGTCGCCCGCAGGACGTGGTAGCGCTGCGCATCGAACGCGAGGGTGCGGACGACGATGGCGATGTCGACGACGGTGATCAGGAGCTCTCCGGCACCGTCTCCGATATCGATCCGGCCACCCGGCAGCTGGTCGTGGCCGGCGTTACCGTGGACGCGAACTCGGCCGAAGCGTTTGAAGGCGAGGAAGGCGATCTGACGGCGGAGGGCTTCTTCGCGACCACCGAGGTCGGCGATTTCGTGGAGATCGAGGGCACCTTCGACGGCAACATCCTGGTGGCGCGGGAGATCGAGCGCGAAGGTCGCGAGGACGATGACGACGTCGACGACGATGATGGTCGTCCCGGCAATGCGGGCCCGCCGGACGGTGTCGGCCCGCCGGACGAAGGCGGCGGCGACACCGACGAGGGGCAGGACGATGCTGCCGGCGATGGTGACGATGACAGCGCAGACGATCAGCAGGACGACGGCGGCACCGATGACGACGACGATGGGGATGACGACGACGCGGCCTGA
- the sufC gene encoding Fe-S cluster assembly ATPase SufC, with protein MLDIENLHATIHDEPILKGLDLSINDGEVHAIMGPNGAGKSTLGHVLAGREGYDVTAGSIKLDDRDLLALDTAERAAAGLFLGFQYPVEIPGVSNVQFLRAAYNAQRKARGEEELDAMAFLKHVRQHLGTVDMDKDMLHRGVNEGFSGGEKKRNEILQMLVLEPRMIILDETDSGLDIDALKTVAQGINAMRGPDRAILLITHYQRLLDHVAPDRVHVLADGRIARSGGPELARELEEKGYAGIESAA; from the coding sequence ATGCTAGACATAGAGAATCTTCACGCCACGATCCACGACGAGCCCATCCTCAAGGGACTCGACCTGAGCATCAATGACGGCGAGGTTCACGCCATCATGGGCCCCAACGGAGCCGGCAAGTCCACGCTCGGCCATGTGCTGGCCGGCCGCGAGGGCTATGACGTCACCGCGGGCAGCATCAAGCTGGACGACCGCGATCTGCTCGCGCTCGACACTGCCGAGCGCGCGGCCGCCGGGCTCTTCCTCGGCTTCCAGTACCCGGTCGAGATTCCGGGCGTCAGCAACGTGCAGTTCCTGCGTGCCGCCTACAACGCGCAGCGCAAGGCACGCGGCGAGGAGGAGCTCGACGCCATGGCCTTTCTCAAGCACGTCCGCCAGCACCTCGGCACCGTCGACATGGACAAGGACATGCTGCACCGCGGCGTCAACGAGGGCTTCTCGGGCGGCGAAAAGAAGCGCAACGAGATCCTGCAGATGCTCGTGCTGGAACCGCGCATGATCATCCTCGACGAGACCGATTCCGGTCTCGACATCGACGCGCTGAAGACCGTCGCCCAGGGCATCAACGCAATGCGCGGACCGGACCGCGCCATCCTGCTCATCACCCACTACCAGCGCCTTCTGGACCACGTGGCGCCGGACCGGGTGCACGTGCTCGCCGACGGCCGTATCGCACGCAGCGGCGGCCCCGAGCTGGCCCGCGAACTGGAGGAGAAGGGCTACGCCGGGATCGAGAGCGCAGCATGA
- a CDS encoding SufS family cysteine desulfurase, with protein MNAPDGLAPTLPGFDVASVRAQFPVLAQRVHDDRRLAYLDNAATTQKPEAVLQALDHYYRHDNSNVHRGVHALAARATKGYEDARARIARFAGADVAGTVFTRGTTEAINLVAYSYLLPRLEAGDEILVTEMEHHANIVPWQILAERTGARVVVAPVRDDGGLDLDAWRERLTSRTRMAAFVHVSNTLGTINPVAEMVAAARERGVPTCIDGAQAVAHMPLDFGALGADFYAFSAHKLYGPTGFGVLLARPELLAGMPPWQGGGDMIETVSFDGTTFAEPPARFEAGTPHIAGAIGLAAAIDWLDATGVAAAGAHEQTLLRDAMDAIRDIPGLRVLGTAPDKAAIIAFTIDGTHPSDISSLLDMQGVAVRIGHHCTMPLHSRFGISGSARASFAVYNDGEDVTQFAAALTKAREMLR; from the coding sequence ATGAACGCGCCCGACGGCCTCGCCCCGACCCTGCCCGGATTCGATGTCGCGTCGGTGCGCGCACAGTTCCCGGTGCTGGCGCAGCGCGTCCACGATGACCGGCGTCTCGCCTATCTGGACAACGCCGCAACCACGCAGAAGCCCGAGGCGGTGCTGCAGGCCCTCGATCACTACTACCGCCACGACAACAGCAACGTGCATCGCGGCGTGCACGCCCTCGCGGCGCGCGCCACGAAGGGCTACGAGGACGCGCGGGCGCGCATCGCGCGCTTCGCCGGCGCCGATGTCGCCGGCACCGTGTTCACGCGCGGAACCACCGAGGCGATCAATCTGGTCGCCTACAGCTATCTGCTGCCGCGCCTGGAGGCCGGTGACGAGATTCTCGTCACCGAGATGGAGCACCACGCCAACATCGTTCCGTGGCAGATCCTCGCGGAGCGCACCGGCGCACGGGTCGTGGTGGCGCCGGTACGCGACGATGGCGGCCTGGACCTGGACGCCTGGCGCGAGCGCCTGACGTCGCGCACGCGCATGGCGGCATTCGTGCACGTATCGAACACCCTCGGCACCATCAACCCGGTCGCCGAGATGGTCGCCGCCGCGCGCGAGCGCGGCGTGCCCACGTGCATCGACGGGGCGCAGGCAGTCGCGCACATGCCGCTCGATTTCGGCGCGCTGGGCGCCGACTTCTACGCGTTCTCGGCGCACAAGCTGTACGGCCCGACCGGCTTCGGCGTGCTCCTCGCGCGTCCCGAGCTTCTCGCCGGGATGCCGCCCTGGCAGGGCGGCGGCGACATGATCGAGACGGTCAGCTTCGACGGCACGACATTCGCCGAGCCGCCCGCACGCTTCGAGGCGGGAACCCCGCACATCGCCGGCGCCATCGGTCTCGCCGCCGCCATCGACTGGCTCGACGCGACCGGAGTCGCGGCCGCGGGGGCGCACGAGCAGACCCTGCTGCGGGACGCGATGGACGCCATCCGCGATATACCCGGGCTCCGGGTGCTGGGCACGGCACCGGACAAGGCGGCCATCATCGCCTTCACGATCGACGGCACGCACCCCTCCGACATCAGCAGTCTCCTCGACATGCAGGGCGTGGCGGTACGCATCGGGCATCACTGCACGATGCCGCTTCACAGCCGCTTCGGCATCAGCGGGAGCGCACGGGCCTCCTTCGCCGTCTACAACGATGGCGAGGATGTGACCCAGTTCGCCGCGGCGCTGACCAAGGCGCGGGAGATGCTGCGCTGA
- a CDS encoding SufD family Fe-S cluster assembly protein, giving the protein MSLAERLQPLFDRLPEDKRRARHDLWQQLMDEGFPGRKHERWRFTDIAEAVAETPEAPGPARITLPELDGLRRVGFINGRSDGLDDGERQEAPASGISDASDLVNAALSATGVRWDASTADAALHLCTRATAGSVHLRHRVHVPADVQAVLYWDDHVAESAGFGTQTLEITLAENARLDLARVHRNQAAPVLLRTDARLAAGAHLRMTGFDAADHLSRHNLYVRLDAPGARADLDGVYAPYGEGHIDTFATVEHASGETISRMTFRGLGMDKGVGVLTGRVHVHRDAQKTDSDQHLASLLLSPRARINAKPELEIYADDVQCAHGNAIGQIDRDALHYLQTRGIPHATARALLIGGFAAETLAFPAQPAVHDALLAALDEALQHADWSTA; this is encoded by the coding sequence ATGAGCCTCGCCGAGCGCCTTCAGCCTCTCTTCGACCGCCTGCCGGAGGACAAGCGCCGTGCGCGGCACGACCTCTGGCAGCAACTGATGGACGAGGGATTCCCCGGCCGCAAGCACGAGCGCTGGCGGTTCACCGATATCGCCGAAGCGGTGGCCGAGACGCCCGAGGCCCCCGGCCCGGCACGGATCACCCTGCCCGAGCTCGACGGCCTGCGCCGGGTGGGCTTCATCAACGGCCGCAGCGACGGGCTCGATGACGGCGAGCGGCAGGAGGCACCGGCATCCGGGATCAGCGATGCCAGCGATCTGGTCAATGCGGCGCTGTCCGCCACCGGCGTGCGCTGGGATGCGAGCACCGCGGACGCGGCGCTGCATCTGTGCACGCGCGCAACGGCGGGCTCGGTCCATCTGCGGCATCGCGTGCACGTGCCGGCGGATGTTCAGGCCGTGCTCTACTGGGACGACCACGTTGCGGAATCTGCCGGTTTCGGCACCCAGACGCTGGAGATCACGCTCGCGGAGAACGCGCGGCTGGATCTGGCACGCGTGCACCGCAACCAGGCGGCACCGGTGCTGCTGCGCACCGACGCCCGGCTGGCGGCCGGCGCCCACCTGCGCATGACCGGCTTCGATGCCGCCGACCATCTGTCGCGCCACAACCTGTACGTGCGCCTCGACGCGCCCGGCGCCCGCGCCGATCTCGACGGCGTCTACGCGCCCTACGGCGAGGGGCACATCGACACCTTCGCCACGGTCGAGCACGCCAGCGGCGAGACGATCAGCCGCATGACGTTCCGCGGGCTGGGCATGGACAAGGGCGTGGGGGTGCTCACCGGCCGCGTGCACGTCCATCGCGATGCACAGAAGACCGATTCCGACCAGCATCTCGCGAGCCTGCTGCTGTCGCCGCGCGCCCGGATCAATGCCAAGCCCGAGCTCGAGATCTACGCCGACGACGTGCAGTGCGCGCACGGCAACGCCATCGGCCAGATCGACCGCGACGCCCTGCACTATCTGCAGACGCGCGGCATTCCCCACGCCACGGCCCGCGCGCTGCTCATCGGCGGCTTCGCGGCGGAGACGCTGGCATTCCCGGCGCAGCCCGCCGTGCACGACGCGCTGCTCGCGGCCCTCGACGAGGCGCTGCAGCACGCCGACTGGAGCACGGCATGA
- a CDS encoding isocitrate/isopropylmalate family dehydrogenase, with protein sequence MSSASQRIPVTLLSGDGIGPEIIAATRRVIDALDAPFAWDEQPAGLGALESHGDLLPSCTLDSIRRNGLALKGPLTTPVGSGFRSINVRMREEFQLYANLRPARTIIDGGRYEDIDLVLVRENLEGFYVGYEHYIPVGGDPKAVAESAGINTREGCRRIAEWTFDYAVRHGRRKVTIVHKANILKLLTGLFLETAREVGERYKDQLIIEDRIVDNCAMQLVLNPWQFDVLLTTNLFGDILSDQIAGLIGGLGMAPGGNIGKDAAIFEAVHGSAPDIAGKGIANPSALLLAAAMMLEHVDRHDSAERLRIALRATLVEDGVRTGDLGGSATTEQFADALIQRL encoded by the coding sequence ATGTCGAGTGCCAGCCAGCGCATCCCGGTCACCCTGCTGAGCGGGGACGGAATCGGTCCCGAGATCATCGCCGCCACCCGCCGCGTGATCGACGCACTGGATGCACCGTTCGCGTGGGACGAGCAGCCCGCCGGTCTCGGTGCGCTGGAGAGCCACGGCGACCTGCTGCCGAGCTGCACGCTGGACAGCATCCGCCGCAACGGCCTCGCGCTGAAGGGGCCGCTGACCACGCCGGTAGGCAGCGGGTTCCGCTCCATCAATGTGCGCATGCGCGAGGAGTTCCAGCTCTACGCCAACCTCCGGCCGGCGCGAACCATCATCGATGGCGGACGCTACGAGGACATCGATCTGGTGCTGGTGCGCGAGAACCTCGAGGGCTTCTACGTCGGCTACGAGCACTACATCCCGGTCGGCGGCGACCCCAAGGCGGTCGCGGAGAGCGCCGGCATCAACACGCGCGAAGGCTGCCGGCGCATCGCGGAGTGGACCTTCGACTATGCCGTCCGGCACGGCCGCAGGAAGGTCACCATCGTGCACAAGGCCAACATCCTCAAGCTGCTCACCGGGCTGTTCCTGGAGACCGCGCGCGAGGTCGGAGAGCGCTACAAGGATCAGCTGATCATCGAGGACCGCATCGTCGACAACTGCGCCATGCAGCTGGTGCTGAATCCCTGGCAGTTCGACGTGCTGCTGACCACCAATCTGTTCGGCGACATCCTGTCCGACCAGATCGCCGGACTCATCGGCGGCCTGGGCATGGCGCCGGGTGGCAACATCGGCAAGGACGCCGCCATCTTCGAGGCGGTGCACGGCTCCGCTCCGGACATCGCCGGCAAGGGCATCGCCAATCCCAGCGCGCTGCTGCTCGCTGCCGCGATGATGCTGGAGCACGTCGACCGGCACGACTCGGCCGAGCGTCTGCGCATCGCGCTGCGCGCCACACTGGTGGAGGATGGCGTACGAACCGGTGATCTCGGCGGCAGCGCGACCACAGAGCAGTTTGCCGACGCGCTGATCCAGCGCCTCTAG
- the sufB gene encoding Fe-S cluster assembly protein SufB: MATTAELENMLKQRQYSAGFVTDIESDTVPPGLSEDVIRAISAKKGEPEWMLEFRLKAYRRWLKMESPSWAHLDYPPIDYQAISYYSTPKSMADGPKSLDEVDPKLLETYDKLGIPLEEQKMLAGVAMDVVFDSVSVATTFKEKLAEAGVIFCPISEAVQEYPELVRKYLGTVVPFGDNFFAALNSAVFTDGSFVYVPKGVRCPMELSTYFRINERNTGQFERTLIVCEDEAYVSYLEGCTAPQRDENQLHAAVVELVALDDAEIKYSTVQNWYPGDEDGKGGIYNFVTKRGDCRGKRSRISWTQVETGSAITWKYPSCLLRGDDSRGEFYSVAVTNGRQQADTGTKMMHIGRNTRSTIVSKGISAGRSNQSYRGLVRIIEAAEGARNHTQCDSLLIGDQCGAHTFPYTEVRNPTGQLEHEATTSRIGEEQLYYLMSRGLSEEDAVSMIVNGFCRDVFKELPMEFAVEAGKLLQVSLEGAVG, translated from the coding sequence ATGGCAACGACCGCCGAACTCGAGAACATGCTGAAGCAGCGGCAGTACAGTGCCGGCTTCGTCACCGATATCGAATCGGATACCGTGCCGCCGGGTCTTTCCGAGGACGTCATCCGCGCCATCTCGGCGAAGAAGGGTGAGCCGGAATGGATGCTGGAGTTCCGTCTCAAGGCCTATCGCCGCTGGCTGAAGATGGAGTCGCCGAGCTGGGCGCACCTGGACTATCCGCCCATCGACTATCAGGCGATCAGCTACTACAGCACCCCCAAATCGATGGCCGACGGCCCCAAGTCGCTCGACGAGGTCGATCCCAAGCTGCTCGAGACCTACGACAAGCTCGGCATTCCGCTGGAGGAGCAGAAGATGCTCGCCGGCGTGGCGATGGACGTCGTCTTCGACTCGGTCTCCGTGGCCACGACCTTCAAGGAGAAGCTGGCCGAGGCCGGTGTCATCTTCTGCCCGATTTCCGAGGCCGTGCAGGAGTACCCCGAGCTGGTACGGAAGTACCTCGGCACGGTGGTGCCCTTCGGCGACAACTTCTTCGCCGCACTCAATTCGGCGGTGTTCACCGACGGCAGTTTCGTCTACGTGCCGAAGGGCGTGCGCTGCCCGATGGAGCTGTCCACCTACTTCCGGATCAACGAGCGCAACACCGGCCAGTTCGAGCGCACGCTGATCGTGTGCGAGGACGAGGCCTATGTCTCGTACCTCGAGGGCTGCACCGCGCCGCAGCGTGACGAGAACCAGCTGCACGCCGCGGTCGTCGAGCTGGTCGCGCTCGACGATGCCGAGATCAAGTACTCCACCGTGCAGAACTGGTATCCCGGTGACGAGGACGGCAAGGGCGGCATCTACAACTTCGTGACCAAGCGCGGTGACTGCCGCGGCAAGCGCTCGCGCATCTCCTGGACGCAGGTCGAGACCGGATCGGCGATCACCTGGAAGTATCCGAGCTGCCTGCTGCGCGGCGACGATTCGCGCGGCGAGTTCTACTCGGTGGCCGTCACCAACGGGCGCCAGCAGGCCGATACCGGCACCAAGATGATGCACATCGGCAGGAACACGCGCTCGACCATCGTCTCGAAGGGCATCTCGGCCGGACGCTCGAACCAGTCCTATCGCGGCCTGGTGCGCATCATCGAGGCGGCCGAGGGCGCGCGCAATCACACCCAGTGCGACTCGCTGCTCATCGGCGACCAGTGCGGCGCGCACACCTTCCCGTACACCGAGGTGCGCAATCCCACCGGCCAGCTCGAGCACGAGGCGACCACCTCGCGCATCGGCGAGGAACAGCTCTACTACCTGATGAGCCGCGGCCTCTCCGAGGAGGACGCCGTGTCGATGATCGTCAACGGCTTCTGCCGCGACGTCTTCAAGGAGCTGCCCATGGAGTTCGCCGTCGAGGCCGGCAAGCTGCTTCAGGTTTCGCTGGAGGGCGCCGTCGGTTGA